In Pedobacter heparinus DSM 2366, the following are encoded in one genomic region:
- a CDS encoding FecR family protein, translating to MNEQKAKELLERYNSGLLSPAEKQQLDLWYLEQARKSKLELTEEELLDSVQHLSSKLPLVQPRTRRLWPRIAAAASIVLVLGSAVYFYNGRNEKAGSAEVLANDVAPGKNGATLTLANGQKILINDALAGNIATQSGVKISKTADGQIVYEITDNGANNSEYNLLSTTRGQQTQVRLPDGTLVFLNAESSLKYPTSFTGSGKRQVSLTGEGYFEVAKDKKHPFIVESSNQKVEVLGTHFNINSYADEPEVKTTLLEGSVNVFNLKGKYSKVLSPGQQAIVKGEDIKVGDADIDQAMSWKNGDFVFVGEDLKAVMRQVARWYDVEIGYQGNINSSGVVSTISRDKKLSQVLKALQINQGIHFKIEGRRVLVMP from the coding sequence ATGAACGAACAGAAAGCCAAAGAACTCTTAGAGCGCTATAACAGTGGTTTGCTATCCCCTGCCGAAAAGCAGCAGTTGGATCTGTGGTATTTGGAGCAGGCCCGAAAGAGCAAGCTGGAATTGACAGAGGAAGAACTGTTGGATAGTGTGCAGCATTTAAGCAGTAAGTTACCACTTGTTCAGCCAAGGACAAGAAGGTTATGGCCTCGCATTGCTGCGGCTGCTTCGATTGTATTGGTATTGGGTTCTGCTGTTTATTTTTATAACGGCAGGAATGAGAAGGCTGGTAGTGCTGAAGTGCTTGCCAATGATGTGGCGCCTGGAAAAAATGGTGCAACATTAACTTTGGCCAATGGGCAGAAGATTTTGATCAATGATGCATTGGCAGGAAATATCGCCACACAATCGGGCGTAAAAATTTCTAAGACTGCAGATGGCCAGATTGTATACGAAATTACGGATAATGGTGCTAATAATTCAGAATACAACCTACTGTCTACTACACGGGGGCAACAGACACAGGTGCGTTTGCCTGACGGAACCCTCGTGTTTTTAAATGCTGAATCTTCATTAAAATATCCAACAAGCTTTACAGGTTCAGGGAAGCGTCAGGTTTCCTTAACTGGGGAAGGATATTTTGAAGTTGCCAAGGATAAAAAGCATCCATTTATCGTTGAAAGCTCGAACCAAAAGGTTGAGGTGCTTGGAACGCATTTCAATATCAACAGTTATGCCGATGAACCTGAGGTTAAGACGACCCTGCTCGAAGGTTCGGTAAATGTCTTTAATTTAAAAGGTAAATATTCAAAAGTATTAAGCCCAGGTCAACAGGCAATAGTAAAGGGCGAAGATATAAAAGTTGGTGATGCCGATATCGATCAAGCCATGAGCTGGAAAAATGGCGACTTCGTTTTTGTCGGAGAGGACCTGAAAGCGGTGATGCGTCAGGTTGCCAGGTGGTATGATGTAGAGATCGGGTATCAAGGTAATATAAATTCTTCTGGTGTAGTCAGTACAATTTCCCGTGATAAGAAATTATCACAGGTATTAAAAGCCCTACAGATCAATCAGGGAATCCATTTCAAAATTGAGGGAAGGAGGGTTTTGGTTATGCCTTAG
- a CDS encoding SusC/RagA family TonB-linked outer membrane protein, whose product MLLIAFMQVSLAAKAQKISLSKKNAPLTEIFKELRKQSGYDFVINKDQIKIAKPVSLSVNDDDLVNVLTKCFENQPFTYLMEDKMIIVVNKKPEKVKVGVLPIDVKGRLVDENGSPLVGASISVKGSERKTITNEKGEFSLTNIDDRAFLVISFVGYEVKEISAKSELGTIKMFAIVSALDEIQIVNTGYQKLPKERMTGSFVYVDRELIERSVSTNILTRLQDVVPGMIFNRNRSASNLSGEGNISIRGQSTIFGNTQPLIILDNFPYDGDLANINPNDIENISVLKDAAASSIWGARAGNGVIVLTSKRAKAGQALVIAANTNLSYIPQPNLLKNQNMSSGDFIDLEKILFSRGFYNGAENSVVRTPLTPVVELLISERDGKISTADADRMIQSLKGYDIREQYMRYMGNSVINQQYAVNASGDGNNNSYYLSIGYDHNRLSDKLNYAKRLNMNFNDRLRFLDNKLEVSVGLLLTRSINERPNNGFNALSWNLGDKVYPYARLVDQMGNPAAIVKDYRMAFSQTALSSGYLDWEYRPVEDMEAIENRAQALDYRINTNAKYRIATFLEAEAAFQYGRNSWQQRMVQGAGSYYTRNLINRFTQIVAGGTNVYPVPIGAILDQSVNNSESFNFRGQLNYRKTISGFEIAALGGYEWRDLSTSGYSNRYYGYNDDIAQVGSVNYVGVYPVSYYLPGSSGTGSIPVMDGVSGTTDRFLSFYSNASVSFKSKYVLSGSARLDRSNIFGVNSNQKGVPLWSAGLLWNLSKEDFYGSSGSSLFPMLSIKASFGYNGNIDRNTSAFTTASYFSGSSVLTRQNYAAIINPPNPDLRWERVKVANLGIDFIAKDHRISGTLEFYRKSGLDLIGEIPYAPSSGITSFRGNVANTRVSGVDLSLNTVNTNGNFKWTTSFWASYNDEIVTKYVPGPNANVGSYTLQGDAGIIPIKGYPLYSMFSYKWAGLNQLGDPQGFLKGTPSADYTSIFAASTLDNIVFSGSAKPKAFGSLINNLSFKGFNFSANLTYRLGYYFRRNSINYSQALSGKGGHMDFSARWKQPGDESLTQIPALPSSSNTNRDNMYLYSDVLVEKGDHIRLQDLRMGYQFPNKLQQRFGVNHMEVFTYLSNLGLIWSANKKDIDPDYVNGLAPEKSFAIGVKFNF is encoded by the coding sequence ATGTTATTGATAGCGTTTATGCAGGTTTCTTTGGCCGCTAAAGCTCAAAAAATCTCTTTGTCCAAAAAGAATGCACCACTTACAGAAATCTTTAAAGAACTAAGGAAACAAAGCGGTTATGATTTCGTGATCAACAAGGATCAGATCAAGATTGCAAAACCGGTATCCCTTTCAGTAAATGATGATGATTTGGTAAATGTGTTAACAAAATGCTTTGAAAATCAGCCATTCACTTATTTGATGGAGGATAAGATGATCATAGTGGTTAATAAAAAACCTGAAAAAGTTAAGGTTGGTGTTCTACCGATAGATGTAAAAGGACGATTGGTAGATGAAAACGGGAGTCCGTTGGTTGGGGCATCTATTTCTGTAAAGGGCAGTGAACGCAAAACAATAACTAACGAAAAAGGAGAATTTTCATTAACGAATATAGATGACCGAGCATTTTTGGTAATTTCATTTGTTGGCTACGAGGTGAAGGAAATTTCTGCAAAATCGGAATTAGGAACGATAAAAATGTTTGCAATTGTGAGTGCCTTAGATGAAATTCAAATTGTAAATACTGGATATCAAAAACTACCTAAGGAGCGGATGACAGGTTCATTTGTCTATGTTGATAGAGAGTTAATAGAAAGGTCTGTTAGTACTAACATCCTTACCCGTTTGCAGGATGTGGTTCCAGGCATGATTTTCAACCGTAATCGTTCGGCTTCAAACCTGTCAGGGGAAGGGAATATTTCAATTAGGGGACAAAGTACAATTTTCGGTAATACCCAGCCGCTGATTATTTTAGATAACTTTCCGTATGATGGGGATTTGGCTAATATCAATCCTAATGACATTGAAAATATCAGTGTGCTCAAGGATGCTGCAGCTTCTTCGATCTGGGGAGCCCGTGCAGGTAATGGGGTTATCGTATTGACAAGCAAACGGGCTAAGGCCGGACAGGCTTTAGTCATAGCTGCCAACACGAATCTAAGCTATATCCCTCAGCCAAACCTGTTGAAAAACCAGAACATGAGTTCCGGAGATTTTATTGACCTGGAAAAAATCTTGTTTTCCAGGGGATTTTACAATGGCGCTGAAAACTCTGTTGTAAGAACTCCATTAACCCCGGTAGTTGAGCTTCTGATTTCTGAACGTGACGGGAAGATCAGCACTGCAGATGCGGATAGGATGATTCAGTCTTTGAAAGGCTACGACATCCGTGAGCAGTATATGCGATATATGGGGAATTCTGTGATCAACCAGCAGTATGCAGTAAACGCTTCTGGGGATGGTAATAACAACAGCTATTATCTTTCTATTGGTTACGATCATAACCGCCTATCGGATAAGCTCAACTATGCAAAAAGGCTTAACATGAACTTTAACGACCGGTTGAGGTTCCTGGACAACAAGTTAGAGGTCAGTGTTGGATTGCTTTTGACCAGATCTATCAATGAAAGGCCAAACAATGGATTCAATGCCCTTAGCTGGAACCTAGGGGATAAAGTTTATCCATATGCAAGGCTTGTTGATCAGATGGGAAATCCAGCAGCTATCGTAAAAGATTACCGTATGGCTTTTTCGCAGACAGCTCTGTCATCTGGCTATCTAGACTGGGAGTATCGTCCGGTAGAGGATATGGAGGCAATTGAAAACCGTGCCCAGGCACTCGATTATAGGATCAACACTAATGCTAAATATAGAATCGCAACATTCCTGGAGGCTGAGGCTGCTTTCCAATATGGACGCAATAGCTGGCAGCAAAGGATGGTACAAGGCGCCGGCTCTTATTATACACGCAACCTAATCAATAGGTTTACGCAGATAGTGGCTGGGGGAACCAATGTTTATCCGGTTCCAATTGGCGCGATACTGGACCAGTCGGTCAACAATAGCGAAAGCTTTAATTTTCGTGGACAGCTGAATTATAGGAAAACAATCTCTGGGTTTGAAATTGCTGCACTTGGAGGTTATGAGTGGCGGGACCTTAGCACTAGTGGATATTCGAATAGGTATTATGGCTATAATGATGACATTGCACAAGTTGGTTCAGTAAATTACGTAGGGGTTTATCCGGTATCCTATTATTTGCCCGGATCAAGCGGAACGGGCAGTATACCGGTGATGGACGGGGTATCTGGAACAACTGACAGGTTTTTATCGTTTTACTCCAATGCCTCAGTATCCTTTAAGTCAAAATACGTGTTATCCGGGAGCGCAAGGTTGGACAGAAGTAATATTTTTGGGGTAAACTCGAACCAAAAAGGAGTTCCTTTATGGTCAGCTGGCCTGCTGTGGAATCTTTCCAAGGAAGACTTCTATGGTTCCTCTGGTTCTTCGCTTTTCCCGATGCTGAGCATCAAGGCAAGTTTTGGTTATAATGGGAATATAGATAGGAATACTTCTGCATTTACAACAGCCTCTTATTTCAGCGGCTCTTCTGTACTTACCCGACAGAATTATGCGGCGATCATCAACCCGCCCAATCCAGATTTGCGATGGGAAAGGGTAAAAGTGGCTAACCTTGGTATCGATTTCATCGCTAAGGATCATCGGATTTCGGGAACCTTGGAGTTTTACCGCAAGTCAGGGCTGGATCTGATCGGAGAAATACCATATGCTCCATCTTCTGGCATTACCTCATTTCGCGGCAATGTTGCCAATACGAGGGTTTCCGGGGTGGATTTATCTTTGAATACTGTAAATACCAATGGCAATTTTAAATGGACTACCAGTTTTTGGGCCAGTTATAACGACGAGATCGTTACCAAATACGTACCTGGTCCAAATGCCAATGTCGGCAGTTATACCCTGCAAGGGGATGCTGGGATCATACCGATCAAAGGTTATCCTTTGTATTCTATGTTCAGCTATAAATGGGCCGGGTTAAATCAGCTTGGTGATCCACAAGGCTTTTTAAAGGGAACGCCCAGCGCAGACTATACTTCAATTTTTGCCGCCTCGACTCTAGATAATATTGTCTTCAGCGGATCGGCAAAGCCAAAGGCTTTTGGCTCGTTGATCAACAATCTAAGTTTCAAGGGTTTTAATTTTTCAGCAAACCTGACCTACAGGCTGGGGTATTATTTTAGAAGGAATTCTATTAATTATTCCCAGGCTCTTTCGGGAAAGGGTGGGCACATGGATTTTTCAGCACGCTGGAAACAACCTGGCGATGAATCTTTGACCCAGATCCCGGCCCTGCCGTCATCATCGAATACCAATCGGGATAATATGTACCTGTATAGCGATGTTCTGGTAGAAAAAGGAGATCATATCAGGTTACAGGACCTTAGGATGGGCTATCAATTTCCAAATAAACTGCAGCAAAGGTTTGGGGTCAATCATATGGAGGTATTTACCTATCTCTCAAACTTAGGCCTTATTTGGAGCGCAAATAAAAAGGATATCGATCCTGACTATGTAAATGGGCTTGCTCCGGAAAAATCATTTGCGATAGGCGTAAAATTCAATTTTTAG
- a CDS encoding TlpA family protein disulfide reductase has product MKNQSLHIFLIAVAILLTNIHVNAQRNEAFDLTARGIIVGQDVPHIEISNLHNYFDKDRKQRSTVNISSFRGKLVILDFWATWCSPCIGMMPVMDSLQRRFEGKVQFLSITAQPDTIVVPFLKKLFRGKKMDIPFATSDVLVSKVFPHRLLPHYVWIDETGKVLAITSHEEVNAKEIESVINKQPTVMRQKKDMAVKYDRNKPLFLAENGGSGKGLIYHSMLTEWGEGLSMGSWINPAMGKATVANLGIKEMYAAAFSEKLIIGQHRVINQMKDPGTIHYDGPRAEADSWMKKNMFCYELVLPEGKRETLRSHMIGDLKKLFPKIWADTAHVETMCTVLVSTGDNSAMRSKGDKRAIEVNSLGISVTNMGIVALTSRLDIVYLQENPYPIVDNSGIKFPVDFKLDCDLGSVTSINKALSQYNLKLVNQRFTTNMLIFKDAQAKVVTHNQ; this is encoded by the coding sequence ATGAAAAATCAATCTCTACATATTTTTTTGATAGCGGTAGCTATTTTATTAACTAATATCCACGTAAATGCACAAAGGAATGAAGCATTCGATCTCACTGCTAGGGGAATTATCGTCGGGCAGGACGTGCCCCATATTGAAATCAGCAATCTGCATAATTATTTTGATAAAGATCGAAAACAGCGCTCAACGGTAAATATTTCCTCGTTCAGGGGGAAGCTGGTGATCCTTGATTTCTGGGCAACTTGGTGTTCTCCATGCATCGGCATGATGCCAGTGATGGACAGCTTGCAAAGACGTTTTGAAGGCAAAGTGCAATTTTTGTCGATAACTGCCCAGCCCGATACTATCGTAGTCCCTTTTTTAAAAAAGCTCTTTAGAGGGAAAAAAATGGACATCCCGTTTGCGACGTCGGATGTGCTTGTTTCAAAGGTATTCCCGCATAGGCTGTTGCCACATTATGTATGGATAGATGAAACTGGAAAAGTACTTGCGATCACTTCTCACGAGGAGGTAAATGCCAAAGAAATAGAATCTGTGATCAATAAACAGCCTACTGTCATGCGTCAGAAAAAAGACATGGCAGTAAAATACGACCGTAACAAACCATTGTTTTTAGCTGAAAATGGTGGCAGTGGCAAGGGGCTTATCTATCATAGTATGCTCACTGAGTGGGGCGAAGGGCTATCGATGGGGTCCTGGATAAATCCAGCAATGGGAAAAGCCACGGTGGCGAACCTTGGTATAAAGGAAATGTATGCTGCTGCCTTCAGTGAAAAGCTGATCATAGGGCAGCATCGGGTGATTAATCAAATGAAAGATCCCGGAACGATCCATTATGATGGCCCAAGGGCAGAAGCCGATAGCTGGATGAAGAAAAATATGTTCTGTTATGAACTGGTTTTGCCCGAAGGAAAAAGAGAGACGCTCCGTTCGCATATGATCGGTGACCTCAAGAAGCTTTTCCCAAAAATTTGGGCAGATACAGCCCATGTGGAGACTATGTGTACGGTACTTGTAAGTACGGGTGACAATTCGGCCATGCGGTCCAAAGGAGATAAGCGTGCTATTGAAGTCAATAGTTTAGGGATTTCTGTAACCAATATGGGAATTGTGGCGCTGACAAGTAGGCTTGATATTGTTTATCTGCAGGAGAATCCATATCCCATTGTCGATAATTCAGGTATAAAATTTCCTGTTGACTTTAAGCTGGACTGCGATCTTGGGAGCGTCACTTCGATCAATAAGGCGTTGTCGCAGTATAATTTAAAACTGGTGAACCAGCGATTTACAACCAACATGTTGATTTTTAAGGATGCCCAGGCCAAGGTAGTTACACATAATCAATAA
- a CDS encoding RagB/SusD family nutrient uptake outer membrane protein, translated as MKNQIFYLALLLCTFNSCKSDYLEVKPRQSLLVPTTKTELQALLDNLDVMNNAPGIVQVATDDILIPDASLPSLASPFEKNAYIWEKDVFPDPNVPEWTLAWRQVFYANVVLEMISGKSETEKPTFDELKGAALFFRAIGYYHLTQMFTNGFDPATAASEKGLPIRTVADVNQSPPRGKLLDTYNFMTGDLLEASRLLPKLSAYKSRPNQVASFSLLARIYLVMQDYDKAFEYADKAIQLNGTLINFNTLNSASARPFPAVLPNGNGEVSFYAAQISYSFMSFLSSSVNVNPALYQLYDSNDLRKTIFFNASGKNFKGNYNNVSRLFGGIANDEIYLIRSEAQIRRNKLQEGLDDLNTLLINRYKTGTFFSYTVSNTPDPLSLVLNERRKELPFRGQRWTDLRRLNQDAKYKTILTRQVNGIDYNILPLDKRYTYPIPQSEILNSGMEQN; from the coding sequence ATGAAAAATCAAATATTTTACCTGGCCCTCTTATTGTGTACATTCAATAGCTGCAAATCCGACTATCTGGAAGTCAAACCAAGGCAGTCTCTACTGGTGCCCACTACCAAAACTGAGCTGCAGGCCTTGCTTGATAATTTAGACGTGATGAATAATGCACCTGGTATCGTTCAAGTAGCTACAGATGATATTTTGATTCCTGACGCTTCACTGCCCTCACTCGCATCCCCATTTGAAAAAAATGCCTACATATGGGAGAAAGATGTTTTTCCAGACCCCAATGTCCCAGAGTGGACTTTAGCCTGGAGGCAGGTCTTTTATGCAAATGTAGTACTGGAGATGATCAGTGGTAAAAGCGAAACCGAAAAGCCCACTTTTGATGAGTTGAAAGGCGCTGCACTATTTTTCAGGGCAATCGGCTATTATCATCTTACCCAAATGTTTACCAATGGTTTTGATCCCGCAACTGCTGCTTCAGAAAAGGGTTTACCTATCCGCACTGTAGCAGATGTCAACCAGTCGCCGCCAAGAGGAAAATTGTTGGATACCTATAATTTCATGACCGGTGATTTGTTAGAGGCCAGCCGCCTGCTTCCAAAATTATCGGCTTATAAAAGTAGGCCAAACCAAGTGGCCTCATTTTCTCTGCTGGCAAGGATATATCTGGTGATGCAGGACTATGATAAGGCTTTTGAGTATGCTGATAAAGCGATACAGTTGAATGGTACCCTTATCAACTTCAATACCTTGAACTCCGCTAGCGCCAGGCCTTTTCCAGCAGTACTACCAAATGGTAATGGTGAGGTAAGTTTTTATGCGGCACAAATATCTTATTCTTTTATGAGCTTTTTGTCTTCATCGGTCAATGTCAACCCTGCGCTTTACCAGCTGTATGATTCGAACGATCTGCGAAAAACTATTTTTTTTAATGCAAGTGGGAAAAATTTTAAGGGTAATTATAACAATGTCAGCAGGTTGTTTGGCGGCATAGCAAATGATGAAATTTATTTAATCCGGTCTGAAGCGCAGATAAGAAGAAATAAGTTACAGGAAGGACTGGACGACTTGAATACATTGTTAATTAATAGATATAAAACTGGAACATTTTTTTCTTATACAGTTTCTAATACCCCTGATCCGCTTTCACTGGTTTTAAATGAACGCAGAAAAGAGCTTCCCTTTAGAGGTCAGAGATGGACAGATCTAAGGAGATTAAATCAGGATGCAAAATATAAAACGATCCTTACAAGACAGGTGAATGGTATAGACTACAATATTTTGCCATTGGATAAAAGGTACACTTATCCAATTCCCCAGTCTGAAATTTTGAATTCCGGCATGGAACAAAATTAA
- a CDS encoding BNR repeat-containing protein — translation MKFTLSLLITIIVSLKPVFAQNDDVILVDQNALTCFKGTYGNNINGQSFQQDALTSYKGWQYIAYYNAERRICLGRRKLRSSEWEILSFNDYRFSYAKNQDNNTHNVISIGLCAKDGTIHLSFDQHAGPLHYRVSVKGILDNPERFKWTSKLFNPVADWLENGKPIPVVSYPTFISTPDGNLLFAYRNGYSSNGDCLIGQYDASSGTWTNPHVFISRSGVYGDPFKGESHNRNAYLNNLSYDRKGMLHISWTWRESVATLGNRDICYAYSKDNGKSWFNKKNDQIAVRGTAEPEAINTLSAGITVRHLDRGWGIMNQQSQVIDNNLNPHIVMYHKKNHGNPGWAVMENGAYFHYYLKDGQWQQTQLPFMGNRPKLIVDRNNNLYLVFMRKDHFDVKDQGAPLVVVKATYKSGWQDWKEVYVSKSGYFNEPQLDLARWHKAGILSVMVQLPPATEGQASALQVLEMSVKHLK, via the coding sequence ATGAAGTTTACATTATCATTGTTGATAACTATAATAGTCAGTTTAAAGCCTGTTTTTGCGCAAAATGATGATGTCATTCTGGTGGATCAAAATGCCCTGACTTGTTTTAAAGGAACGTATGGTAACAACATTAACGGGCAAAGCTTTCAGCAGGATGCACTAACCAGTTATAAGGGATGGCAATACATTGCCTATTACAATGCCGAGCGCCGGATTTGCCTGGGAAGACGGAAGCTGAGGAGTTCTGAATGGGAAATTCTCAGTTTTAATGATTACCGTTTTTCTTATGCTAAAAACCAGGATAACAATACACACAACGTGATCAGTATTGGACTTTGTGCAAAAGACGGGACCATACATCTTTCTTTTGACCAGCATGCAGGGCCACTGCACTATCGTGTTTCAGTGAAGGGGATTCTGGATAATCCCGAACGCTTTAAATGGACCAGTAAACTTTTTAACCCTGTAGCAGACTGGCTGGAAAACGGAAAGCCCATACCTGTAGTTTCGTATCCAACTTTTATCAGTACCCCGGATGGCAATCTTTTGTTTGCATACAGAAACGGGTATAGCAGTAATGGAGATTGTCTGATTGGGCAGTATGATGCTTCATCTGGTACCTGGACTAACCCGCATGTATTTATTTCACGGAGTGGTGTTTACGGCGATCCCTTTAAGGGGGAGAGTCATAATAGAAATGCGTACCTCAATAACCTGAGTTATGACCGGAAAGGCATGCTGCACATCAGCTGGACCTGGCGGGAAAGCGTTGCAACGTTGGGTAACCGCGATATCTGTTATGCCTATAGCAAGGATAATGGCAAATCATGGTTTAATAAAAAAAATGATCAGATAGCGGTTCGTGGTACCGCTGAGCCCGAAGCTATCAATACATTAAGTGCCGGAATTACCGTGCGGCATCTGGATCGGGGCTGGGGAATTATGAACCAGCAATCGCAGGTGATCGACAACAATCTGAACCCGCATATCGTAATGTACCATAAGAAAAATCATGGAAACCCCGGTTGGGCAGTAATGGAAAACGGGGCCTATTTCCATTATTATCTGAAGGATGGTCAATGGCAACAAACCCAATTACCCTTTATGGGTAACAGACCTAAGCTGATAGTTGACCGGAACAATAATTTATACCTCGTTTTTATGCGTAAAGATCATTTTGATGTGAAAGACCAGGGGGCACCACTGGTTGTGGTAAAAGCAACTTACAAATCGGGATGGCAGGACTGGAAGGAAGTGTATGTATCAAAATCGGGTTATTTCAATGAGCCCCAGCTTGACCTGGCAAGATGGCATAAGGCAGGTATTTTGTCTGTAATGGTCCAATTGCCACCTGCCACCGAAGGCCAGGCCTCAGCGCTTCAGGTGCTCGAAATGAGCGTCAAGCATTTGAAGTAG
- a CDS encoding RNA polymerase sigma factor, with amino-acid sequence MKDYTTLSDADLILSWKEGDEQAFSNLYKMYVMPLMRLAVSKTNSREIAEELVQNSFVKLYEHKRSIETNTSIQAYLFVILKNQILNHYRSQLVRNKYELHIAKHANAEDHSLIEQIESRELAALINMEIEKLPPKCREVFILSRKGFLSNKEIAAKLDISENTVEQHIRKAISKLRMSLGQLIELGVVIYVCIMLR; translated from the coding sequence ATCAAAGATTATACTACATTAAGCGATGCTGATTTAATCCTTTCCTGGAAAGAAGGCGATGAACAGGCATTCTCTAATCTTTACAAAATGTACGTCATGCCACTGATGAGGCTGGCCGTTTCGAAAACCAACAGCAGGGAAATAGCTGAAGAACTAGTCCAGAACTCATTTGTAAAATTATATGAGCATAAAAGGTCTATTGAAACCAATACCTCCATCCAGGCCTATTTATTTGTAATCCTTAAAAACCAGATCCTTAACCACTACCGGAGTCAGCTGGTACGAAATAAATATGAGCTGCATATAGCAAAGCATGCGAATGCTGAAGATCATTCACTCATCGAACAGATCGAAAGCCGCGAGCTGGCTGCGCTGATCAATATGGAAATTGAAAAGCTGCCCCCAAAATGCCGGGAAGTATTCATCTTAAGCAGAAAAGGATTTTTATCCAATAAAGAGATCGCAGCAAAACTTGATATTTCAGAAAATACGGTAGAACAACACATCAGAAAAGCTATCAGTAAACTCAGAATGTCCCTCGGACAACTCATAGAGCTGGGTGTGGTCATTTATGTTTGCATTATGCTCCGTTAA
- a CDS encoding FecR family protein gives MEKDRLKYLLENYVDGGLSGPELTELEAWYHQLNYGEQKLDQYIMEAGGQEVIINRMEESFKQRIRKPVNIKSISVRKMIAVAAAILLMLSAGLYFYQSRSANPANRILVDMEAAVIKPGGNKAVLTLANGKQINLETASDGQLAETGGVEIEKSADGQVFYKAISGTNHNGESNTISTPNGGQYQIILADGTRVWLNAASSLKYPTVFSGNERKVELIGEAYFEVKSNQESPFLVVSNKQTVKVLGTHFNIKAYPDESFVKTTLLEGRIMVSAERFPDAKILSPGQQAVFDGHQIDINKGDLKEAMAWKNGYFMFKDEDIYSIMNQVSRWYNVEVVYMGRFENKRFGGYVSRSKKITDLLDIMESTKGIHFKIEGRRVTVMR, from the coding sequence ATGGAAAAAGATAGACTGAAATATCTATTAGAAAATTATGTGGATGGGGGGTTATCCGGGCCGGAGCTGACTGAACTGGAAGCGTGGTATCATCAGCTTAATTATGGTGAGCAGAAACTGGACCAGTACATCATGGAAGCTGGCGGGCAGGAAGTGATTATAAACCGGATGGAAGAAAGCTTTAAACAAAGAATCCGTAAACCGGTAAACATTAAATCTATTTCAGTAAGAAAAATGATTGCTGTGGCGGCCGCTATACTTTTGATGCTGTCTGCAGGCTTATATTTTTATCAATCCCGTTCTGCTAATCCGGCAAACAGGATTTTAGTGGATATGGAAGCTGCGGTAATTAAACCAGGAGGTAACAAAGCGGTACTTACACTGGCAAATGGAAAACAAATTAACCTGGAGACTGCTTCGGATGGACAACTGGCAGAAACAGGTGGTGTAGAAATTGAAAAGTCGGCTGACGGACAAGTGTTTTATAAAGCCATTTCCGGCACAAATCACAACGGGGAAAGCAATACCATCAGTACACCTAACGGTGGGCAATACCAGATCATTTTAGCAGATGGCACGAGGGTTTGGTTAAACGCCGCATCAAGTTTAAAATATCCAACTGTATTTTCGGGAAATGAACGCAAAGTTGAGCTTATTGGAGAGGCATATTTTGAAGTTAAAAGTAACCAGGAATCTCCGTTTCTTGTGGTGAGTAATAAGCAAACGGTTAAAGTGCTTGGCACCCATTTTAATATCAAAGCTTATCCTGATGAAAGTTTTGTTAAAACCACCTTACTTGAGGGCCGTATCATGGTGAGTGCTGAGCGCTTCCCTGATGCTAAAATACTTTCGCCAGGACAGCAGGCTGTATTTGACGGGCATCAGATAGATATAAATAAAGGCGATTTAAAGGAAGCTATGGCATGGAAGAATGGATATTTTATGTTTAAAGATGAAGATATTTATTCCATAATGAACCAGGTTTCGCGCTGGTATAATGTTGAAGTGGTTTACATGGGCAGGTTTGAGAACAAACGGTTTGGGGGCTATGTGTCCAGATCGAAAAAGATAACAGATTTACTGGATATTATGGAAAGTACAAAAGGAATCCATTTTAAAATAGAGGGGAGGAGGGTAACCGTGATGAGATAA